From Odontesthes bonariensis isolate fOdoBon6 chromosome 21, fOdoBon6.hap1, whole genome shotgun sequence, a single genomic window includes:
- the ccdc47 gene encoding PAT complex subunit CCDC47 encodes MRSVRLLLIPVLLLLLALPVSKGRYNDDFDDGEDIADFDDNDFAEFEDTNDDLTAEAETAPPPRVSPSSRPEEDEDEDEATVELEDGQDGFEDPETQDQDIQSKLDEDEFEGFGDMDRPTHSMKDPLIIHTVPAHLQNSWESYYMEILMVTGLLAYIMNYIIGKNKNSRLAQTWFNSHRELLESNFALVGDDGTSKEAVSTGKLNQENEHIYNLWCSGRVCCEGMLIQLKFLKRQDLLNVLARMMRPACDQVQIKVTLNDEDMDTFVFAVGTKKAMARMQKEMQDLSEFCGDKPKSGAKYGLPDSLSILSEMGEVTDGVMDNKMVHYITNHADKIESIHFSDQFSGPKVMQEEGQPLKLPETKKTLLFTFNVSGMGNTSPKDMDALLPLMNMVIYSLDKVKKLRLNREGKQKADRNRARVEENFLKQTHAQRQEAAQTRREEKKRAEKERIMNEEDPERQRRLEEAAQRREQKKIEKKQMKMKQIKVKAM; translated from the exons ATGAGAAGTGTGCGTCTCCTGCTAATACctgtgctgctgctcctcctggcCCTTCCTGTGTCCAAGGGACGTTACAATGACGATTTTGATGATGGGGAGGACATAGCAGACTTTGATGACAATGACTTTGCTGAGTTTGAGGACACGAATGACGATTTAACAGCGGAGGCAGAAACTGCCCCTCCCCCACGTGTGTCCCCGTCTTCACGGCCTGAagaggatgaagatgaagatgaagcCACTGTGGAGCTTGAGGATGGACAGGACGGTTTTGAGGACCCAGAGACACAA GATCAAGACATACAAAGCAAGTTGGATGAGGATGAGTTTGAGGGGTTTGGAGACATGGACAGGCCAACCCACTCAATGAAGGACCCCCTTATAATCCATACG GTTCCTGCACATCTTCAAAACAGCTGGGAAAGTTACTACATGGAGATCCTGATGGTGACTGGCCTGTTGGCCTATATCATGAACTATATCATAGGCAAGAACAAAAACAGTCGCCTGGCTCAGACCTGGTTTAACTCTCACAGAGAGCTGCTAGAGAGCAACTTTGCACTCGTGG GTGATGATGGCACCAGTAAAGAAGCAGTGAGCACTGGGAAGCTGAACCAGGAAAATGAGCACATCTACAACTTGTGGTGCTCTGGACGTGTGTGCTGTGAGGGCATGCTAATTCAACTCAAG TTTCTTAAGAGGCAAGACCTGCTCAACGTTCTGGCCAGGATGATGAGGCCCGCGTGTGACCAAGTG CAAATCAAAGTGACTCTTAATGATGAGGACATGGATACTTTTGTGTTTGCTGTGGGTACCAAGAAGGCCATGGCTCGGATGCAGAAGGAGATGCAGGACTTG AGTGAGTTCTGCGGCGACAAGCCAAAGTCTGGGGCAAAGTATGGCCTCCCAGACTCCCTGTCAATTCTTAGTGAGATGGGTGAAGTCACGGATGGTGTGATGGACAACAAG atGGTGCATTATATCACAAACCATGCTGACAAGATTGAGTCCATCCATTTCTCGGACCAATTTTCTGGTCCAAAAGTTATGCAAGA GGAGGGTCAGCCTCTAAAGCTGCCTGAGACCAAGAAGACACTGCTGTTTACATTTAATG tGTCTGGCATGGGCAACACATCTCCCAAAGACATGGACGCTCTGCTTCCTCTCATGAACATGGTGATCTACAGCCTTGATAAAGTCAAGAAGCTCCGTCTTAACAGAGAG GGCAAACAGAAAGCTGATAGAAACCGGGCCCGTGTGGAAGAGAACTTTCTGaagcagactcacgctcagcgtCAGGAGGCAGCGCAGACACGGcgggaagagaagaagagagccgAGAAGGAGAGGATCATGAATGAGGAGGACCCTGAGAGACAACGCCGTTTGGAG gAAGCAGCGCAGCGGCGTGAGCAGAAGAAAATTGAGAAAAAGCAGATGAAGATGAAGCAGATCAAAGTGAAAGCCATGTGA
- the dcaf7 gene encoding DDB1- and CUL4-associated factor 7, with translation MSLHGKRKEIYKYEAPWTVYAMNWSVRPDKRFRLALGSFVEEYNNKVQLVGLEEESSEFVCRNTFDHPYPTTKIMWIPDTKGVYPDLLATSGDYLRIWRVSDTETRLECLLNNNKNSDFCAPLTSFDWNEVDPNLLGTSSIDTTCTIWGLETGQVLGRVNLVSGHVKTQLIAHDKEVYDIAFSRAGGGRDMFASVGADGSVRMFDLRHLEHSTIIYEDPQHHPLLRLCWNKQDPNYLATMAMDGMEVVILDVRVPCTPVARLNNHRACVNGIAWAPHSSCHICTAADDHQALIWDIQQMPRAIEDPILAYTAEGEINNVQWASTQPDWIAICYNNCLEILRV, from the exons ATGTCGCTTCAcggcaaaagaaaagaaatctacAAATACGAGGCGCCATGGACAGTTTACGCGATGAACTGGAGCGTGCGCCCAGACAAACGCTTTCGACTGGCACTTGGGAGCTTTGTGGAGGAATATAACAACAAG GTTCAGCTGGTAGGTCTGGAGGAGGAGAGCTCGGAGTTTGTCTGCAGGAACACCTTTGATCACCCTTACCCCACCACCAAGATCATGTGGATCCCGGACACCAAGGGGGTCTACCCGGACTTGCTGGCCACCAGCGGGGACTACTTGCGCATCTGGAGG GTCAGTGACACAGAAACGCGTCTCGAGTGTTTGCTGAATAACAACAAGAACTCTGACTTTTGTGCTCCCCTCACCTCCTTTGACTGGAACGAAGTTGATCCCAATCTGCTGG GAACATCCAGCATCGACACCACCTGCACCATCTGGGGGTTGGAGACTGGTCAGGTGTTAGGACGAGTTAACCTGGTGTCTGGACATGTGAAGACCCAGCTGATTGCTCATGACAAAGAG GTGTATGACATCGCCTTCAGCCGTGCAGGAGGGGGCAGGGATATGTTTGCCTCTGTGGGAGCTGATGGATCGGTGCGCATGTTCGACCTCCGACATCTGGAGCACAGCACCATCATCTATGAAGACCCCCAGCACCACCCGCTGCTCCGCCTCTGCTGGAACAAACAGGACCCGAACTACCTGGCCACGATGGCCATGGACGGCATGGAG GTGGTCATCTTGGATGTTCGTGTGCCGTGCACTCCTGTGGCTCGGCTTAACAACCACCGCGCCTGCGTCAATGGCATCGCCTGGGCTCCGCACTCCTCGTGTCACATCTGCACTGCAG CCGATGACCACCAGGCCCTGATCTGGGACATCCAGCAGATGCCGCGCGCCATTGAGGATCCCATCCTGGCCTACACCGCAGAAGGGGAGATCAACAACGTGCAGTGGGCCTCAACACAACCAGACTGGATTGCTATCTGCTACAACAACTGCCTGGAGATCCTGCGTGTCTAA